In Sphaeramia orbicularis chromosome 9, fSphaOr1.1, whole genome shotgun sequence, the sequence aataaggtcataaactgacaaaaaacactCGTATTtcctatttacagcttcaaaattacTTTAAAATCTCTATGAATCACTGTATACTGCTTCTGGtcctcactgaggcatgggattggaCCCATATTTTTACGTTTGTGGAaacgaccaaaaatagtcacttggccgataaagggtgaatttaacataaacccagtgtctccatccactgtcattgatccaactccatggcttttactggtgaatcaatgttgcagaagatgacggtgtttccacggtaactacagagcctctgaacatccaaatgggtcttttcttttctttcttttatgcatttggcaaacgcttttttccaaagtgacttacaggggaaaactaatcaaatcactcaatcaatcaaattttatttatatagcgccagatcacaacaaaaaagtcatctcatgacactttatatatagagttggtcaaaaccagactctaagccaatttacagacacccaacagaatctgatcatcatatctaatgaccatgaaaagatgacaaactttattttacaccaattatttacatgtattaattaggattagtggatcaacagttattaaatattttacatatggttttggtcaccagtggatgtttggctcttcatgggttaaatatcatGCACCACACTGATTATATTTCATATTAATGTACCGCTGGCAAATATTACTGCATTTGTAGCTGTCTTCATGACAAGATAAACACAAGATGGCTGCAGGAACAGATGTTTAGTTCATATGGAGAATTTCTGATGTGCCTTCTTATATTGAAACAAATGACCAGagaatttcacttttatcttctTTCTATTTCAATTGCCTGTTTGACTCATCAACTTAAACCACATACACAACTCTTAATTTTATTGGTCAAACAGGAGACATGCACTTTTCTTATTTAGTTCTTATTTTCAGAAAAAAGATTTTTGCAATACCTTTCCATTAAAAGAACAATTTCAGTCTTTTGAAATGATACTTTTCACACAACCTTAAAgttgcagtgcttgatagttttttcaTCATGGTATGAAAGAACATGAGACTCCTACATCTATTaattgcttgtgtttttttttaactaattttaCCCTATGATGCCCTGATTTTATCTATAGTAAGGGCTGTTAAacatatgattgacagctgtaaataCCAGTTGCTGATCAGATCTTGTCAGTTGGGACTTCTATAGTCTGTGTCATGATATGGAAGCTTGAAATAGTGGCTTAATTTTTCTGTAATGACATGAAATTACATCAGTTCATCTAGATTTATGCATAGTCTTTTGAGTTTTTGACTGAGAGGTGGTATAGCAGGAAATGGCCTCTTTCCAAATTCTGGCATTTTTCCCTCCTGATTTTGGCTCCTATGTCTTTCAGGAATAGTTTTAGGGTAAGGGTGTTAAGGGTTATCCCTAACTTAGTAATACTATATACCATGAACTCATGATATTTTCTGAGGTGGTTGTCACACTATGAAAATTTAATATCATTGCAACCTcgaatatacagtatgtagtaAAGACTCTGAGAGGaatttctgtgaataatttcacATGCTGAGTTACATGACAAACATCTTCACTTACAGAAGTTGAATAAGGATTAGAAAAATGTTTCTGCGCATGACATCATAATGTCACAGTggaactgacctttgacctttagggaatttctttttttttttttttttttttttggcaagcaTTCATGTCAACTTTATCATAATCAACTCATAAATTCTTGATTTATGGCCCAAATTAGTTTATTGAGGTTCACAGTGACATCAACCTTTGACCAAATCCTAATAACGTCATCCTTGAATACTTGTGCCAAATGTAATCAAAGCGATAGAAGATGAAAGATAATGCGCTCATAAGGATGGGATAGACAGACACCCAAAAAACACAACGCCTCCGGCCACAGCTGTTGCCAGTGCAGAGGCGTAAAAATACATCAACAAATTATACAGTACATAGCATTTAAACAGATGAAAATACAAACAGCACTTAGCACAAACATGAAACAAGAGGATCCTGATAGAATGAAAGAACTAACTGCTTTGTTTTGTCGTCACTCATCGGTAATTACCCTCATCGTGGGAAACACCTTTTCTTTTACAGGATTCCTCATTGTTGGGGGCCACATCATTACTTTGTTGTCATTTCCTCAGAAATGAAGGCAACTATTGTTAACTTTATTTGTCAATTTTGATTTTGTTGCTGATGTGGAAGATGATCCACAACTGagatcatatttttattttcaaatctgTCATATTTGATGGATGTTTCTGACCTTAGTTTTAAGCAGAGTATCTTCACATTTGGTCTTTACACTCAATGGGCCTCATGCAAAAACATATTTGTTTCTATATGTGAAGTTTATCTTACTTTTTCTATTAAGATGCACTTGTATGAGTGTTTCAAGTAATACAGTAGAGGGTTCCAAGACAGAGATGGGAAAAAATGTATAGCCGGTCATCATTAATTAGATAACCAACTGCGTTTAAATAAggtatgaaacaaacaaacaaaagaatagAAACTCACAAAGAAACAGCCAGTCATTTTCATCTCCTCATTAACTGACCACTGAGTTACCTGCAAAGACAGGATATGCGAATATTATCACCATTTAGCAGAGAGACAAGGGGAGTGTAGTATTACTGACATGGCTGGCACCATATTATGACCAAAAACCTGCAAAGTGAAGTTATTAGGGACCAAGCAGTAAAGCAACCAGGAGACAAGATTAAAGGTTCACATTTGGGTTTCTATTTAcccaaaaaatattcaaaaatggTTACCAATTTTAACATTTAAGTatataaaagaggtcaacataacAGAACCTTACACAAAATAATAGCAACTAAGGCTGAGAACATGAACTGATGAGCTTaacaaactgacaaaactgaCCTAACACAATGAGAAAACAGGGGAAACTATATAGTGGCTTGGCCAAACCAACTAACacaatagggggaaaaaaaaactaaatacaactaaagcttttttttttttttttaacttttatttcaaAGATTACGGTTAACAAAGATCAAACATACAATCGACAAGGCCTCAAGAACTTACAACAATCTTAACATACGAACAAATACAAAGGCATTCTTAGACATTAGTTCTCTGTAAAAAAGTTTTTCAtatagtttgacagttttaccacATTTGGGGTAGTCTATAAGCTTAATCCTGCATATGTACTGTTCAAATTCAGTCAGGAGTCTGTGTTAACTGGAGGTCATTTTCAACACTTTACATTTATGAATATGGAATTTACCAAACAATATTAATAAGTTAACAATGTACTCAATGGTGCTCTCTTGGTGAACAAAACATATAATAAGAGACTTACAATCAATGACAATGGGGTGTTTGACTTTACACAATATATATCTTTTCAATTTAGTGCAGAGGATAATAGAGTGGTTGCATTGACAGAATAAGTGTATTAAAGTTTCAGGCTCAGTATTACTCAAGTTACATTTATTTTCTAGATCTAGACATTTAGAAAGATACGCATTAGTAGTATATATATTGTGTAAAATCTTGACATAAATCTCCCTTATCTTATTATTAATGCAGTATTTGTATGGTGGAGTACTTTATAGgatttttaccatgtacattgctggacctgagtactgatttcatttcatgtacatgtcagggtagagactgcaatctggtaggatcggcgattctaccagtagagactccgatcgtagtctctaccagtagaaactccgatcagagtctctgaccctaacccaaacccaaaccctaaccctaaccctaaccctaaccctaaccctaacccgatcggagtttctactggcaggatcggagtttctaccagtagagactctgatcagagtttctactggtagagactacgatcggagtctctactggtagaatcgccgatcctaccagatcgcagtctctaccctgacatacacactacatgtaatgacaataaaagtgaaccttgagccttgacatCAAAACATACAACTAAAGCATTGTTACAGCTAAATCCCCCTATGAAATCACAGCACATGGTATGGTCTGATGAGCTCCACCCTTGGCCACATTAGGACAGGATACTCCACCACACCCAGTAACTCAAACCAAAGAACAAAGgattaatataacaaaacataacaaactaATAATTTAATGGTCACCCTACAATGTTCATATATGTGCACTCTATATAACTCGATGTAAGGTTGAAATAAACAAATGCCTAATTAACTAAActgcatgtttaaccctttcatgcatagtggtcactacagtggacagtttattctacagctgatctctcgtatattcatgggttttgtttgttttaattccacatcagccaacacagtggatgcttatacatcatcccataccctgcagttcataccattactgtaactttgctgttcttgataaacctgatctgcagtaacatgtttcagtgtaaatcaattgttatttgtttaaaaaaaaagttgttttttttttttttttgcatattatctccatgaaaagagtaataaccagcattagaatatgttaaaatgtgagaaaacatcagattttatttcattgttttcatatcactttctgatattgggttttaaacatgtttctttacttcaaaaattaaatgcacggacatttttgtaactccatgaaaaaaaaaacaaaacttgatcacatttgtttttcatgcttatgaaggaataaaaacattcaagaaaaaaatcttaactaaggttctcataattaatgcatgaaagggttaatgaatgatTGAATGCAACTAAACAGACCATGTGATGCTAACCAAAGTTATGGAAATAATGATATGAAACTGAGGTGGTAAGTGTTTGTAGAGATCTTACTCTATTACTCAATGTGTGGCTGTGGCCGTCACAGCAGTGAACACACATAATTTAAGAAAACTGTATAACTGACCCATATAATCCTCATGAATACCTCCTGTGGCCTTCAAAAACAGTTTTATCCATATGAGTGGTTCTTGCATGAAGCCAAATTTTCAGTCAATTGAGTTGTAGCTTTAACGATTCTGTATGAGCAAACAAGCACAGGCTGAGTGCAATGTCCGTGATCTAAAGGGGTGAGGGTCTGCAATTTCCAACTGCCTTGTTATGACTCGTGAGATAGTAGAGCCTCATGAAAGACGAATGCTTACTATTACAAAATAGAAAACCTCAGCTCTGTCATTCTTGCAAGATGAATAATTTCATGGCTAAAAGAATGAATTTGTTTTACACATATCCAGTCAAATCAGATTTAAATTTCAACCTCACATCAGATTATTTGTATATCAATTGCATGAAATTCTGAAATCAATAATCATGAATATACATTTATGCAGCAGCACGTACGCCTGTAATCAGATTTGGTTGTATGTTATTATAAATGATTTATGTGTATTTTGAACAGTCCTGATTGCGTAAGCCTGTAAACACgaagcaagcagtaaatctcaaaaaccacaattaatttcggttaatgaactactgccccagtttcgttatctttaaaccacctcggtactttaaatctccggttatctggacaaaaagctgcatgttctagagattttttgaCCAActgtggctctggactactccatttaggctgcgtACCAGATGGGGGTCgcataatttaaattaactcaccagttatgtttcggatggaaggaccaaaccaggagaaatgaagaattcaccaaaaagaaggtttgaggttttaaaaagttaaaagaaagcttgatttattgcttcaggcaaaaatagaaaaagttacaaaaaagaagaagtcagttatcaattagtatagcatcaaacacactattcgtctcagaggaagaaagagaaaaaaaagagtttcctttattactttttacagtctttagtgactcttggagactcccatttttcagtgtcatatCATCATACACGTTATTGATTAATGATAGTtgctgggcagaacatgtcagtcatacATCAGTTACTCCGcactaattctaagaaaacacaTGTTGAAAGTTCACGTGAGTTTAACAAGCActctggacacctgtcaatcaaaccaactgcataacttaaccacaaagagtttcagaaAGCGCATCTTGCTTAACACTtgcacaattaggctagcatttcttgaccacaaaaaccccttagttcataatctggtttttctgctctcactctctttaccacaattacGATGTAAAATTAGGTCTTTTGcatagaatctgaccttttctctaagttcagcacagacaggtgtgagttcatctttaaccacacaacacacacaaatcaaacctttcactgactgttcagtacaaataaggatacaaaatacagttaaaaattataaatcagaatataacaacttagatctgctaaaataaaagattcttcaagcaaaagaacttgtaacattacattttttcttttccattttgttcatgatgtatgatttatgatggtCATCTTACATTTTAgagcaagatttaaagtcacacattcaacttccatttaataCGATCTGTACTACAAGCCCATCTTAACATTTTTTGCACCTTCCTTATATCCTATTCATTTTTCAGTATCCTGCTCCTTGCTCTCTGTTGTTGGTTAAATTTAATATAGTTAGAACAAACAACAGAAAAGCAGCTGGAGGTCCCATAGATGTTGACATCAATTCATCCAGCTAAAGTACAAGCAAGAAACTGTGTAatgttgtgttaaaatgtgtccTGTTTTAGCCGAGCTGGCAGAGCTGAAAACAGTGCTGTCTTCAAACAGGTCGAAGATGAGTAATGGGTTGTTGAGAGGTGACCTGGTCTCTACCTCCCACAGACTCACAAATAACCTCCCAAATAACCGCAGCCCCCTTATTATTGAATAATGCATGAAGAGAAGAGTGTTGCATTACTGGGTATCCATTATGTATTCCTGAGAATTCCCACAGCATGGAGTGTACCCATCTCAAGATTTGTCTTGTATGTATTCAACATTGCTCTCCTTGATGTGCTCAGTCCCTCCTGTAAAGCTTAAGTACATTTTAAGAGAGAACTGGAAGTGAGTGAGGCAGAGCAGTGGTCAAAGAGATGGCATTGAATAAACACAAGTTGTTATGTAATATTCAGTGACCATAACTAACCTGAGCCAAGGGATCTTTAAGGACACGGTAATTATGTGTAGCACCTGACTTTAAGTAAGGTGAACGAAGTGATGGTTTTATTAAACTAAACCAAATGTCACAGTTTAATATACAGCTTTGCAAGTGTGGTTTTGTTTTCTTTCCCTTCCTCTATCGTGTCATCTTCGATGCCAGCACCCGTCCACTTGAACTGCCACAGGCGACAAAGTAATGACACCTGTCGAAGATAAATGATGGACTTTTGCTCGTTGTCAAGGCAACAGGTGCCCGTGTATGTGGCCCAGCTACAAACTGAAAAAAGCTGACTGTGTGTTGCTTTTTAGGCTgattagaaaacatcagatctgtGTCAGATGTGTGGGATGGGGGAACATAATCAGGTATGTTTAACTGCAGACTACAGTGCAGTTGTAGCCTTTTTGTGTCCTCTCCAtgagaatcagatccagatcaataCCACTTCCATTTTCACAGTGTTAGCTGATAATAGGCTACATTGTATAACAAAATGGACAGTGGATGGATAGTAACTGTGTAGCTTGTGAAAAATCCAAACCATGATTGCTAATACAAATAGCTTTCTGCAGATTTCCTGGTTCTACACAATTTGATAACATATGTGAGCCATAAAAGACGAAAATGAAAGGAAATATGTGAGACAAATTGACATGGTCAGACTGAACATATGACTTGTAGAAAGTCTCCATTAAAGCAATCCCTGATAAAGTGAGGACTACCACCCAAGCCGActgagcccaatttgatttccacAGTCCTGATAACATCACTAGTGGACAATGAGGTGAATTGGCCAGTGCTCCCTAAAGCTATTTTACTTTGTGATTAACAATACAGTGGAAACCAGAAAAACAGCCAAGAGTCCAAAATATACAGCTTTCATCAATGACGCATTTGATGCTGATGAAAGCTGTGGGCATAgagccaaaacacacacacgcacacacgcacgcacgcacgcacgcacgcacacacacacacacacacacacacacacacacacagatgtacgcAGATATTCATCATTTTGTGAAGATGTGGCTATTTTCCCAGTTTTGTACAAATGCAAGCCTTTCACACCTTACTTATCTTTATTTCTCTGCTATTTGTAACCACAGAGCTGTCCCTTTGATTGATAGCTCCCTCTGTACTCGCTGAAGTCACAGAAAAAGAACTAATGGTACTTCAAGCAATGACAGAGCTAGTGGGCTCTTATTCAGATGTCTATCTTTGAGATGAGTTTAAATCTCATTGAACCACAGTTTCATCTTAATAAATACAGCCAACTCATCTTGTGCTTTAGTAGATTAttaatcattatcattatcatttttatCAGTGTTATATATAAAGTCAGTTTAGTGCAAAGTCCATTTGAAATGCTCCAGGTGGAAAAACAACGCTTGAAAGTTAGGCCTGTGCTTATAGCTCATCTTTTGTCTTGTACTCGTTGCAGGTATCTGGGGATCACACGGCCTCTCACCTACCCGGCTCGACAAAATGGGCAGCTGATGGCAAAGATGATCGTGGGAGTGTGGCTGGTGTCGGCATCCATTACCCTGCCACCTTTCTGTGGTTGGGCAAAAAACGTCCACACAGCCGGTGTGTGCCTCATTAGCCAAGACTTTGGCTACACCATCTATTCCACAGCAGTAGCCTTCTACATCCCCATGCTGGTAATGCTGGTCATGTACTACAAGATCTTCAGGGCAGCTCGCAAGAGTGGTGCCAAACACCGCTTCACCGACCTTTCGCGCCGTGAGCGCCTCGAAACAGTGGCTAATGAGGCGCTTCGTATGCAAGGCCTAAAACCGCCCGGTGTGGCGGAGGAGTGCGCTGCCTTGTCTCGCCTGTTGAACCGTGAGCGCAGAAACATCTCCATCTTCAAGAGGGAGCAGAAAGCAGCCACAACACTGGGAGTGATTGTGGGAGTGTTTGCTGTGTGCTGGCTGCCGTTCTTCATCCTGTCCACTGCCAGGCCCTTTATCTGTGGAGTTGAGTGTAGCTGTGTACCCATTTGGCTGGAGCGTACGCTGCTCTGGTTGGGTTATGCCAACTCGCTAATGAACCCCTTCATCTACGCCTTCTTCAACCGAGACCTACGCTCCACGTATCGTGACCTTCTTCGCTGTCGTTATCGTAACATCAACCGCCGATTGTCTGCTGTAGGTGTCCACGAGGCTCTCAAGGTGTAATTAGGATCATATATTGTTTCAGACTGACTCGAGGATCCTGTGAGCTTGTACACTTGGTGCTTAAAAGGGTGACATGTACACAGCAGGCCTGTAGATaagacacagactgacagaatGGGAGTCACTGTTGGTGGCTCACTGTCCCCTCTGCAAAGACACAGAGAGAGCATGAtcacttcagtgtgtgtgtgactcagtcATTCTATTTTGGGATGGAAAAATCATAGAGCGTACTTGATAGGCTATTCAAGTCGACACTGCTTTTGTGCATATGCCACAGTTCCATCCTGGCTCCGGATTTATGGCTGGATAATGTAGTGGCAAAGGAAATgacatacaaacacaataaatcaTCCTAGGGTTTTGAAAAGGAAACAAAAAGGAAACAGAAAGGAAAATGATTTCTGTATATTACCAAATTTGATGTTTcataaagaaaaacatttgttCTGTGGTACAATTTCTCCTGAACATCCTTTTAATATGCATTTAAAGAAATTTAGATTAACTTCAAACTTAAGGCAAACACTTGAAGGTGTAATATGCCAGGATTAAGTATTGTTTGTATCTTTTAATTTCTATTCATTTCTTTTAATTTAGTCCTTTCACGCAATAGCTCACATAGtatcacaaatgttcaaaaaatgtGGTGCCGTTTGATGCCAAGTGAATAGGGGTGGGTGGAAAATGGTGTTAAAATACAACATGGAGGGAACACTTTCCATTCATGAAATATCAGTGTTGTTATAAAAAGAAATTGAAAGTAGCTTGTTTAGTGTCTGCATGAAACATATTTGTCTAACATGGCACTGTATACATAACTCATAAAAGATTTTGATTTAGTGAATAGTGAATGACATTTGGCAGAAAAGTTTGGTGTTTCACCCAAAACAAATCTTTACTGTACACTTGAATTCAGTAGGAATTCACTTTGAACCATGATACTGTGGACTTCACTCTTGATATTCTTTGACTGGTTTCATTCCACAGTTGGCtgatgactttttaaaaaataattctgTCACTGAAATAGGCGATGCAGCAATCTGAACGTGCTGAACACAgtacaactttattgaaaacgaGTTGCCATGGTCTTGAGACTCTTTCGCCTTCACTGACAATATTTATCATTCCCCCTTGAAACAGGATGAGGTCATTTCCCTCCTGACAACAGTCCCATCTGAACTGTTCGGTGACTTGTATTAACTCATTTCAAATGTCGTTAGTTGAGCAGTGTGTGCTTTTTCTACCTCAATTTTGGAGAATTCTATACATTTCCTCTAAACAGATGTATCGCTGTCTTGCATCATTTTGTATTTAACTTCTATTTTTTATTGTGTCGAGTTGATCTGTCAACCAATGCTCTGTGATTACTCTGTTAGATTGCTTTGTCATTGCCTTCAGAATCAACCCGGAGACGTGGCAAAGCATTTCATCACTTTGTAAATAAAGAAACACTTGGTTAAAATGTCACTGGCCTAAATTGATGAACTGAAATTTCAGCAAAAATAAccagttatgttttttcttttgataGTGATTCACATTTTTCAATTTCTACAATTCCCTTTGCTTTCTAACGCAGACAACATTATCCTCATCAAATGTCTGAACACAGTTTGTAGGACAAAAGTCATCATCTTCACATTGAGAGTTCTATCATAAGGAATAAAGACACACCTTAAGGCCTGTTAGAAGCTACTAAGAAATCCATGGCATTTCTTGAGGAATTAGCATTAGGGCCATCCTGCTACTGCAAGGACTCAAGAGACGTGTCTGAGGATGgtgacccccccaaaaaaaaagacgaCTTCATTCTCTGTCTGCTTGGAGCAAAATCTTTTATTCAGAGTGTGGGTGACAGCTGTCTGCTTGCTTTCATGACTGAACCTCTCCTGTAGAGGCAGA encodes:
- the LOC115426341 gene encoding LOW QUALITY PROTEIN: 5-hydroxytryptamine receptor 7-like (The sequence of the model RefSeq protein was modified relative to this genomic sequence to represent the inferred CDS: inserted 2 bases in 2 codons), producing MWNESCGEQLLDFGRPEKIIIGVMLAIITAVTVMGNTLVVIAVCVVKNXRQPSNYLLVSLAVADLSVAIVVMPFVIVTDLTGGKWXFGEVFCNIFISMDVMCCTASIMTLCVISVDRYLGITRPLTYPARQNGQLMAKMIVGVWLVSASITLPPFCGWAKNVHTAGVCLISQDFGYTIYSTAVAFYIPMLVMLVMYYKIFRAARKSGAKHRFTDLSRRERLETVANEALRMQGLKPPGVAEECAALSRLLNRERRNISIFKREQKAATTLGVIVGVFAVCWLPFFILSTARPFICGVECSCVPIWLERTLLWLGYANSLMNPFIYAFFNRDLRSTYRDLLRCRYRNINRRLSAVGVHEALKV